From one Aspergillus fumigatus Af293 chromosome 8, whole genome shotgun sequence genomic stretch:
- a CDS encoding NAD(P)-dependent alcohol dehydrogenase — translation MAATDYKFEGWLGLDKNAAEGNMVWKEFTPKAWEETDIDIKITHSGICGSDLHTLRSGWGPTMYPCCVGHEIVGIAVRVGSKAEGGIKVGDRVGVGAQNDSCLGRKGDCEECASGMEQYCKHGMVGTYNGVHYNGDKSYGGYALYHRAPSHFVIKIPDAIPSAEAAPMMCGGITLYSPLKHYGCGPGKKVGVVGIGGLGHFGILFAKALGADKVVAISRKANKREDALKLGADEYIATDDEPDWAKTHNRSLDLIVSTVSSSKMPIVQYCSLLRTNGAFVQMGAPEDGALQIPAHALIGRRIRMGGSLIGSPSEIREMLQLAAEKGVHPWIQERPMKDANQAVVDMNDGKARYRYVLVNDQ, via the exons ATGGCTGCTACCGATTACAAGTTCGAGGGCTGGCTGGGCCTGGACAAGAATGCCGCCGAGGGCAACATGGTGTGGAAGGAGTTCACCCCCAAGGCATGGGAGGAGACCGATATCGACATCAAGATCACCCACTCCGGTATCTGCGGCTCTGATCTGCACACCTTGAGAAGCGGATGG GGCCCCACCATGTACCCCTGCTGTGTCGGTCACGAAATCGTCGGTATCGCCGTCCGCGTTGGTTCCAAGGCCGAGGGAGGCATCAAGGTCGGTGACCGTGTTGGTGTCGGAGCCCAAAACGACTCTTGTCTGGGCCGTAAGGGCGACTGCGAGGAGTGTGCCTCCGGTATGGAGCAGTACTGTAAACATGGAATGGTTGGCACGTACAATGGCGTCCACTACAACGGCGACAAGTCGTACGGTGGATACGCTCTGTACCACCGTGCTCCCTCTCACTTCGTCATTAAGATCCCCGATGCCATCCCCTCTGCTGAGGCCGCACCCATGATGTGCGGTGGTATCACGCTCTACTCTCCTCTCAAGCACTACGGCTGCGGTCCCGGCAAGAAGGTCGGAGTTGTAGGAATCGGTGGATTGGGACACTTTGGTATTTTGTTCGCCAAGGCCCTGGGTGCGGACAAGGTTGTCGCCATCTCCCGCAAGGCCAACAAGAGGGAAGACGCCCTCAAGCTGGGTGCTGATGAGTACATTGCAACTGATGACGAGCCTGATTGGGCTAAGACCCACAACCGTTCCCTGGATCTGATCGTTTCCACTGTTTCTTCCTCCAAG ATGCCCATTGTCCAATACTGCTCTCTTCTCCGCACCAACGGTGCCTTCGTCCAGATGGGTGCTCCCGAGGACGGTGCTCTGCAGATCCCTGCGCATGCTCTGATCGGCCGCAGAATCAGGATGGGCGGTTCCCTGATCGGCAGCCCTAGTGAGATCCGGGAGATGCTCCAGCTTGCCGCTGAGAAGGGTGTTCACCCCTGGATCCAGGAGAGACCCATGAAGGATGCCAACCAGGCTGTTGTCGACATGAACGATGGCAAGGCCCGCTACCGCTACGTCCTTGTTAACGACCAGTAA